In Bradyrhizobium sp. 195, the sequence ATCTCACCGAGCGGCTCCGCGGCGACGAGGTCGGCGCACAGTTTGCGCGCGACCGCCACCGCGACGTCGACCGCCTCGGTTTCCATCTTCGATTCGATGTTGCCGATGCCGGTCGCGATGCCGCGGATGCCGATGTTGATCTCTTCCAAGGCGAGCGCGACGCGGCGGTCGCTCTCGGCCTTGGCTTCGTGCTGGCCGGCGGCAAAGCCTTCCTGATAGGCGCGCGCTTCGGCTTCCGCGACCTTCTGGGCGATCTCGGCGGCGGTCGCGGCCTTCTCGCGCGTCGCCCGCTCGGGCGCCGCGAAGTCGGTATCGAACAGGAATTTCGCCGGAGCGGCCATCAATACACCAGTTCGTCGTCGGCGCGGTTTTTGGTCAGCATGATCTCGCCCTTGGCGGCGAGGTCCTTGGCGAGGTTGACCAGAAGCGCCTGGGCCTCGTCGACGTCGCGCAGGCGCACCGGGCCCATCGCCGCCATGTCGTCCTGGAGCATCTTGGCCGCGCGCGAGGACATGTTGCCGAAGAAGAAGTTGCGGACGTCCTCGTTGGCGCTCTTGAGCGCGACGCCGAGCTTGTCCTTGTCGACGTTGCGCATCAGGGTCTGGGCCGATCCGGAATCGAGCTTCACGAGGTCGTCGAAAGTGAACATCAGCGCCTTGATGCGCTCGGCCGATTCGCGGTTGTCCTCTTCGAGCGAGGTGATGAAGCGGGTTTCGGTCTGGCGGTCGAAATTGTTGAAGATTTCAGCCATCACCTCGTGGGCGTCGCGGCGGCGGGTCTGGGACAGATTGGACATGAATTCGGTGCGCAGCGTCTTCTCCACGCTCTCGATCACCTCCTTCTGCACCGCTTCCATCTTCAGCATGCGGTTGACGACGTCGAGCGCGAGCTCCTCGGGGAAGATGCCGAGCACGCGCGCAGCGTGCTCCGGCTTCAGCTTCGACAGCACGACCGCGATGGTTTGCGGATATTCGTTCTTGAGGTAGTTGGCGAGGACCTCTTCCTGCACGTTGGAGAGTTTCTCCCACATGTTGCGCCCGGCAGGGCCGCGGATCTCGTCCATGATGCCGTTGACGCGCTCCGGCGGCAGATATTGCTGCAGCAGGCGCTCGGTGGCGTCGAAATTGCCCATCAGCGCGCCGGAGGCCGACATGCGCGAGACGAATTCGAGCAGCATGTCCTCGACGGTGTCGACCTCGACGGTGCCGAGCGTCGACATTTCCAGCGAGAGCTGGCGCACCTCGTCGTCGTCGAGCAGGCCCCAGATCTTGCCGCCATATTGCTCGCCGAGCGCGAGCATCAGGATCGCGGCGCGCTTCGGCCCGGACAATTGTTCGGCCGGCTTGCCGTCCTTTGACCTTGTGTTGGCACGCTGACCGAGCGTGGAGATCACGCTGGTGATGTCGTTGCTGTTGGCGTTTTGCAATGCGGCGGCCATGTCAGATCACTTCTCGTATTATTTTGCGGATTCGCTCAGCCATTGGCGGACGATGGCGACGGTTTCGTTGGGGTTGCGCTCGGCGAGCTCGCCGACGCGATGAACGGACTGGGCGTGGACCTGGCCCTGGATGGTGGCGACGTCGATCGCGCTGGCGGCGCCGCTCGGCAGCAGCGGCTGGGTGGCCGGCGCGGCCTCTTCGGAAGCTCCTGGGCCGGCGAGAACGCCGGAGATGGCGGCGGCGACCTCGTCGGAGGCGAGGATGCGCTTGACCAGCGGGCGGATCACCAGGAACAGCACGATCAGGCCGAGCAGCATCATCACGCCGAGCTCGACGAAGTACATGACGTCGTCCTTGGTGAACTGGAGCATGCCGAGCAAGCCGCCAGGTTCGCCGATCGGGGCGCTGGAGGGCGCATCGGCAAAGCGCAGATTGACGACCTCGACCTGGTCGCCGCGCTTCTGGTCGAAGCCGATGGCCGAGCGCACCAGCGCGGCGATGCGGTCCAGCTGCTCCTTGGTGCGGTCCTGATAGGCCAGCTCGCCCTTGTCGTTCTTGGAATAGATGCCGTCGACCAGCACCGCGACCGAGATGCGGTTGACCCGGCCGGCCTCGGTCACCTCCGTCTTGGTGGTGCGGGAGATCTCGTAATTATTGGTCTCTTCGCTCTTCTTGCTCTGGTCCTTGGCCGCGACGCCATTGTTCTGCTGGTTGCCGGGGAGCTCGTTGTTGACGGTGACCTGGCCGTTGTTGTCGGCGGTCATGCTCTGCTCTTCGCGGGTCTGGCTCGAGCGCAGCACCCGGCCTTCGGGATCGAACTTGTCCGAGGTCTGGGTGACCTTGTTGAAGTCGAAATCGGCGGCGAGCTGCACGCGGGCACGGCCCGTGCCGACCACGGAGGAGACGATGTCCTCGACCTGCTTGCGCATCCGCTTCTCGAAGGAGATGCGGCGCTCGTCGCCGACCGCCTGCTCCGGATCGGCCGCCGCGCCGTCGGCCAGCAGCTGGCCGGCCTCGTCGACGATCGAGACCCGCTGCGGCTTCAGGCCGTTGACCGCGGAGGCGACGAGGTGGCGGATGGCGCGGATCTGCTGGGCTTCCAGCGAGCCGCGGACGCGGACCACGATCGAGGCCGACGGCTCCGGCGCCTCGCGCGCAAACAGCGGGCGCTCGGGCAGCACCAGATGGACGCGGGCAGCCTGGATGCGGTCGATGGCGCGGATGGTGCGGGCGAGCTCGCCTTCCAGCGCGCGGAGGTGATTGATGTTCTGGACGAAAGAGGTGGTGCCGAGCGCGTCCGACTTGTCGAACACCTCATAGCCGACGCCGCCGCCCTTGGGCAGGCCGCCCTCGGCGAGCTTCATCCGCAGCCGGGTGACCTTGTCCTTGGGCACCATGATGATGGAGCCCTCGTTGCGGATCTCGAACTGGATGCCCTGGCGTTCCAGGTCCTTGATAATGCCGGAGGAATCCTCGACGCTGAGGTCGGTGAACAGCGTCGTCATCTGCGGCGTGGTGACACGCATGATGACGAACGCGAAAAAGCCGATGAGCGCGGCGGTGACCGCGATCATCGCCCCGAACCGGGCGGCGCCGATACTCTTCAGAAAGTCCGCAAGACCTTGCAAGCAACCGCCCCAACAGATTCGGCCGCTTTCACCGGAAAGGCCGACTGGGCAATTATTGCCTAGGGGATGGTTTCGATATGGTTAACGAAGGTTAAGAGGTCGGACAAAAGTAGCGCCAAACAGCGATATGAAAAAAATCGGCCTCGCAGGGCGAGGCCGATTTTCGTCAAAAGCCGCAGTTTTCCGGATCGCCTTACTGGCGATATTGCTGGATACGGGTGGTGCGAAGACCCGCCAGACCATGCTGGTCGATGGAAAACTGCCAGGAGAGGAATTCGTCGACCGTCAGGGTATAACGGCTGCAGGCCTCCTCGAGCGAAAGAAGTCCACCACGAACGGCGGCGACGACTTCGGCCTTGCGGCGGATGACCCAGCGTTTGGTGCCGGGTGCTGGCAGATCCGCGATCGTCAACGGACTACCGTCCGGCCCGATGACGTATTTTACCCTCGGGCGATGGGGTTCTGTCATGGCGTACTCACAAACTCTCAACCACTGAACTCACGCCCGTAACCCTACGCCCGGCGGCTTAAAAATCCGCTAAGCCTAAGGCTTCAATACAATTCTCGTTGAAAATGGCTGGAACGCCGCCGTGTCGGCCGGCGGAACGGGTGTGTCCGGGCCGGTCGAGGGGACTTCGTAAATACTTTACTAACGAATGGAGCCAGCGCGCGGGCGCTGCGAAGCTCTCAACTGTCATCCCGGGGCGCGCGCAGCGCGAGCCCGGGATCCATACCGCGTGATCTAACGATGGGATGCAGGTAGCAGTCCCGAGAATGACTTCTTAACCACCAATCTTCGTCAAATTTCTTCCTGTGGTTATGGATCCCCGCCTTCGCGGGGATGACACCGAATATATGGCTCGTGTCCGGTCTAATTGCTGCTTGTCGCGATGATGCTCTTGACCTGGCTCAGGGTGTAGCTGGCGCCGTCGATGGTGAGCAGCGGCGGCGACTGGGTCAGGTCGACCGACGACACCACGCCCTGCACCTGGGCGGCGATGCCGACATTGTTGTTCGCGACATCCTTGCCCGTGGCAGAGATCGTGTATTTGCCGTCGGGCCATTGCGTGCCGTCATTGCCCATGCCGTTCCAGGTGAAGGGAATGTCGGTGCCGGCGGCGGCGGTGTATTTGCCGGTGAACACGGTCTGGCCGCTGGCATTGGCGACGGTGATGTCGACGGTGGAGTCGCTGGGCACGTTGAGATGCCAGGTCGCCGACGACTTCGTCATGGTCGCGGTCGAGCCGTCGACCAGGGCGGTCTTGCCGACGAAGCCCAGCGCCTGGGTCGCCTGCGTGGTCTGCTGTAGGGTGACGAGCTGGGCCAGCGAATCGTTGGTCTTGAGCTGCTGCTCGACGCCGGCGAACTGCACCAGCTGCTGGGTGAACTGGTTGGTGTCGAGCGGATCGAGCGGGTTCTGGTTCTGCAGCTGCGTCGTCAGCAGCGTCAGGAAGGTCTGGAAGTTGCCGGCAAGCGTCGATCCCGTGGTCGAGCCCAGCGAGTTCGACGAGGAAGATTTCGGGAGATCGGTGGTCCCGGAGACGACGGAAGGAGCGGTGGCGCCAGTCGTGGTGGTCATGTCGAATACTCCCTACACTCTGATGTCGACGCCGCTGCTCGGCCCGTACATGCGGCCGTAGCCGCGCCCGACGGGTGCGGCAGCAACATTGTCGTCCTCGCTGATGATCAGCCGGCGGGCATTGCCGCCATTGTCGTTGTTCTGGCCGGAGTTCTGGCCCGATGAATTCTGGTCGCGCAGGCTGAAGGACAGCCCGTTGCTGCCGGTCTTGAGGCCGGCATCGTCGAGTGCGCGCTGCAATTGCGGCGCGTCCTGGCGCAGCATCTGCAGCGTCTCCGGCTTCTCCACGGTGAGATGCGAGGTGACGTTGCCGGCGCGGTCGACATTGATGCGAACGTCGATGCGGCCGAGCTCGGCCGGATCGAGGCTGATGTCGAAGCGGGACTTGCCGGAGCGGATCGCGGCCGCGATCTCGACCGGAACGCCGTTGATCGGCACCGCCGTCGCGGTGGCCGCGGTCGCGGTCAGCGTCGCGGTCGATGCGGAGGCGGTCGAGGTCGCATTGGTCAGCGGCGCCTGCACGGCGGAGGCGGCCTGCGCGCTGGTGTCGGCTGGAGTGACGGTGGCTTGCGTGCCCGCATGAGCAGGCGTCGTCGGCGCGCCCGGGGTCGCATCGGCGGTGCGGTCGGCGGCACCGGCCTTGGCCTCGGTCACGGCGCCATCGGCCTGCGGCTTCGCGCTTTGCGCATGCGTGGCGGCGCTGGCGGTCGCAGCGCCCGGCGCTGGTGTCGTGGCGTCGTTCGCCTTGCCGGTGTCCTGGCCGATATTGGAAACGTCGGCCTGTCCTTGCGCGGTGGCGACAGCCTGGAACGAGGTCTTCGGCGTGCCGGGATTGACGGGGATCAGTCCGCTGCTCGGCTTGGCGTCGGTCGCGCCCGCGTCGGTTGCACCGGTTGCGGCATCGGCCAGCGTCGCCGAGGTGTCGGCGTCGACCTTGGCGCCGGCGGTCTTGGCGCTCTTGTCGCCGGGCGTCGCGGTGTCGGTCCTGACGCCCGCGATCTGGGCCGCGGTCGAGGCGCTGGCGGCGATGCCGGCGGCGGCGATCGTCAGCGGCGAGGAGGTGGCGGCCTGGTTCGCAGTCGGGTTCGGCTCGGCCGGGACGCTAGGTGCGGCAACCACGATCGCGTTGGGATCCGGCAAGGCGGCCTGCGCCGCGTCGATCGCCGCGGTCGCCGCGGCATCGACGGAGACGGCGAGCCCATCGGTGGCCTCGGTCTTGTCGCCCTTGGTCTCCTCGGACGTCTCAGCCGATTTGGCGTCGGATGTCTCGGACTTGTCCTTGACCTTGTCCTTGGCCTGGCCGGCGTCCTTGGCCGGATCGGTGCTCGTATCGCTCGTCTTGTCGTCCCTGGCCGCGGCGGATGTGTCGGTGTCGTCGCTCGCCTTGCTCTGCGAGGATTGATCCGTGGAGGAGGTGTCGCGCGGGCCCTTGTCCGCGGAGGACGAGGACGAATCGCTCCGCCGCGGCGCGCTTTCCGCCTGCGTGGCCGCATTGGTGCTGATCGCCTGGGTGTTGCTGTCGACCAGCGAGCCGAAGCTATCGTTCGCGGACGGCTCTTTGGAGCTCTGCGACCGGGCAGGCTTTTGCTGCGCGCTCGAAACCTGCACGCTTGCCACGACATCTGACGTACGACCGACCACAGGCGACCCCTTGGAAACATCTTCGGCATCAGGGGAGCAAGGAGCGGGCCAGCGTCGCCTAGTGTGAATTTATACATAAAAATCAATAGCTTGATGATTTCGGGGCGCCACCGCGGGGCCTGCCGCGCCCCGCCATTTCTGCCTGCCCGGCAAGAATTGCCCTAAGCTGGCCGCCCCTGTGATTGCTTCACCGGAATGCCGCCTATATTAAAGAGGTTACTCTCAGCCGCTTTCGACCGGGCAGTCGTGCCTTTCGGGAACTGAAGTTCCCGGGGATCGCCGATGTCCCGCGAGAAGCATGACATCGCGGATCGCCGCACGCCGCCGCCACAACCCTTAAGGCCTATGCGCAACAGTCTGGATCTCGAAGGCCGTCCTGAGGACACCAGGGTCGTTGTCGCCATGTCGGGCGGCGTCGACTCCTCGACGACGGCTGCGCTTTTGAAGGCGGAAGGCTACGATGTCGTCGGCATCACGCTGCAGCTCTACGACCATGGCGCGGCGACGCATCGCAAGGGCGCCTGCTGCGCCGGCCAGGACATCCACGACGCGCGCGACGTCGCGGCCAAGCTCGGCATTCCCCATTACGTGCTCGACTACGAGGACCGCTTTCGCGAATCCGTCATCGACAATTTCGCCGACTCCTATGCCCTTGGTGAAACGCCGGTGCCGTGCATCGAGTGCAACCGCTCGGTCAAGTTCCGCGACTTGCTGAAGACCGCCCGCGAGCTCGGCGCGCAGGCGCTCGCCACC encodes:
- the fliG gene encoding flagellar motor switch protein FliG; its protein translation is MAAALQNANSNDITSVISTLGQRANTRSKDGKPAEQLSGPKRAAILMLALGEQYGGKIWGLLDDDEVRQLSLEMSTLGTVEVDTVEDMLLEFVSRMSASGALMGNFDATERLLQQYLPPERVNGIMDEIRGPAGRNMWEKLSNVQEEVLANYLKNEYPQTIAVVLSKLKPEHAARVLGIFPEELALDVVNRMLKMEAVQKEVIESVEKTLRTEFMSNLSQTRRRDAHEVMAEIFNNFDRQTETRFITSLEEDNRESAERIKALMFTFDDLVKLDSGSAQTLMRNVDKDKLGVALKSANEDVRNFFFGNMSSRAAKMLQDDMAAMGPVRLRDVDEAQALLVNLAKDLAAKGEIMLTKNRADDELVY
- a CDS encoding flagellar hook assembly protein FlgD, which gives rise to MTTTTGATAPSVVSGTTDLPKSSSSNSLGSTTGSTLAGNFQTFLTLLTTQLQNQNPLDPLDTNQFTQQLVQFAGVEQQLKTNDSLAQLVTLQQTTQATQALGFVGKTALVDGSTATMTKSSATWHLNVPSDSTVDITVANASGQTVFTGKYTAAAGTDIPFTWNGMGNDGTQWPDGKYTISATGKDVANNNVGIAAQVQGVVSSVDLTQSPPLLTIDGASYTLSQVKSIIATSSN
- a CDS encoding FliH/SctL family protein, whose product is MAAPAKFLFDTDFAAPERATREKAATAAEIAQKVAEAEARAYQEGFAAGQHEAKAESDRRVALALEEINIGIRGIATGIGNIESKMETEAVDVAVAVARKLCADLVAAEPLGEIVALVKDCFSHLVATPHLVVRINDALYDAARDKMERLAKQSGFEGRLVILAEPEIATGDCRIEWADGGVVLERGAIAAKIDEMVGRYVASRRGS
- a CDS encoding flagellar hook-length control protein FliK, giving the protein MVGRTSDVVASVQVSSAQQKPARSQSSKEPSANDSFGSLVDSNTQAISTNAATQAESAPRRSDSSSSSADKGPRDTSSTDQSSQSKASDDTDTSAAARDDKTSDTSTDPAKDAGQAKDKVKDKSETSDAKSAETSEETKGDKTEATDGLAVSVDAAATAAIDAAQAALPDPNAIVVAAPSVPAEPNPTANQAATSSPLTIAAAGIAASASTAAQIAGVRTDTATPGDKSAKTAGAKVDADTSATLADAATGATDAGATDAKPSSGLIPVNPGTPKTSFQAVATAQGQADVSNIGQDTGKANDATTPAPGAATASAATHAQSAKPQADGAVTEAKAGAADRTADATPGAPTTPAHAGTQATVTPADTSAQAASAVQAPLTNATSTASASTATLTATAATATAVPINGVPVEIAAAIRSGKSRFDISLDPAELGRIDVRINVDRAGNVTSHLTVEKPETLQMLRQDAPQLQRALDDAGLKTGSNGLSFSLRDQNSSGQNSGQNNDNGGNARRLIISEDDNVAAAPVGRGYGRMYGPSSGVDIRV
- the sciP gene encoding CtrA inhibitor SciP; the protein is MTEPHRPRVKYVIGPDGSPLTIADLPAPGTKRWVIRRKAEVVAAVRGGLLSLEEACSRYTLTVDEFLSWQFSIDQHGLAGLRTTRIQQYRQ
- the fliF gene encoding flagellar basal-body MS-ring/collar protein FliF; this translates as MQGLADFLKSIGAARFGAMIAVTAALIGFFAFVIMRVTTPQMTTLFTDLSVEDSSGIIKDLERQGIQFEIRNEGSIIMVPKDKVTRLRMKLAEGGLPKGGGVGYEVFDKSDALGTTSFVQNINHLRALEGELARTIRAIDRIQAARVHLVLPERPLFAREAPEPSASIVVRVRGSLEAQQIRAIRHLVASAVNGLKPQRVSIVDEAGQLLADGAAADPEQAVGDERRISFEKRMRKQVEDIVSSVVGTGRARVQLAADFDFNKVTQTSDKFDPEGRVLRSSQTREEQSMTADNNGQVTVNNELPGNQQNNGVAAKDQSKKSEETNNYEISRTTKTEVTEAGRVNRISVAVLVDGIYSKNDKGELAYQDRTKEQLDRIAALVRSAIGFDQKRGDQVEVVNLRFADAPSSAPIGEPGGLLGMLQFTKDDVMYFVELGVMMLLGLIVLFLVIRPLVKRILASDEVAAAISGVLAGPGASEEAAPATQPLLPSGAASAIDVATIQGQVHAQSVHRVGELAERNPNETVAIVRQWLSESAK